A genomic window from Bacteroidota bacterium includes:
- the mazG gene encoding nucleoside triphosphate pyrophosphohydrolase produces the protein MEDKLAALAKVLETMDTLRGQCPWDKKQTIQTLRSLTIEETYELSEAIQQQSWDKIREELGDLLLHIAFYAKIGEEEKKFTIKDVANDLVEKLVERHPHIYADVIVENDQDVKDNWEKIKTQNGNKTTLGGVPNSLPSMIKAIRIQDKARGVGFDWDHKEQVWDKTLEELNEFKVEIDAHIQDQDKLEAEFGDILFSIVNLARFYNINPDDALEKTNRKFIGRFNKMEKAIKAESKSLSNMPLVEMEEYWQRAKKKALRD, from the coding sequence ATGGAAGATAAATTAGCAGCGCTAGCTAAAGTGCTCGAAACCATGGATACATTAAGAGGTCAATGTCCCTGGGATAAAAAACAAACGATACAAACACTTCGATCCTTAACGATTGAAGAAACCTATGAGTTGTCGGAAGCTATTCAGCAGCAAAGTTGGGATAAAATCAGAGAAGAATTAGGAGATCTGCTTCTACACATTGCATTTTATGCGAAAATTGGAGAAGAGGAGAAAAAATTTACCATTAAGGATGTTGCAAATGATTTGGTAGAGAAACTGGTTGAGCGTCATCCGCATATTTACGCTGATGTGATCGTTGAAAACGACCAAGATGTGAAAGATAATTGGGAAAAGATAAAAACCCAGAATGGAAATAAAACGACCTTGGGAGGTGTACCAAATAGCCTTCCTTCCATGATTAAAGCAATTCGTATTCAGGATAAAGCCAGAGGAGTTGGCTTCGACTGGGACCACAAAGAGCAGGTATGGGATAAAACGCTTGAAGAACTGAATGAATTCAAAGTGGAGATTGATGCGCACATTCAAGATCAGGACAAACTGGAAGCTGAATTTGGAGATATTCTTTTCTCAATAGTCAATTTGGCTCGTTTTTACAACATCAATCCCGATGATGCATTAGAAAAGACAAACAGGAAGTTCATTGGACGTTTCAACAAAATGGAGAAAGCAATCAAAGCAGAAAGTAAAAGTTTAAGCAATATGCCTTTGGTAGAAATGGAGGAATATTGGCAAAGGGCGAAAAAAAAAGCCCTGAGGGATTAG